In the genome of Dehalococcoidia bacterium, the window CCCGGTATATAAGCTCCTTCCCTTCTTGGGTGAGGACGGAGATGGTGTCGCCCGGGGCCAGTTGGCTGAGGCTCCAGAAAACGGCAGGGGCCTTATCCCAAGTTACGTGGCCGGCGAAGACAGCATTGCTACCTTGCCCTGGCAGGGCGGAGAAGTCGTACCAGGCCACCACCCACCCAGGGCGCTTGGCGTTGGTCCAGTCAGGCACCAAGGGTACCCCGTTCCTGTCCATGCCCAGGACGATAACTGGGGCGTCCACGCCTATGGATGGGATGCGCATGCGTGTGGGGGGTGTCTCGTTGACTTTTACGGGGGTGGGTGTGGGGGAGGGTTGGGCAGTGACCTCGGGGGTGACGGTGGCCACATAGGCCAGGGGTGGCCTGGGGGCCTGGGGGGTGGCGGCCTTGCTGCCAGTGCGTCCCGTAAGGGAGAGGGCCACAAGGGCCAGGCCTGCCGCCGCCAGCAGCCCTGCCGCCGCCCATGCCCATAGCAGCCGCTTATGCCGGAGAGTGAGGCCCCTCTTCACCTCGAGAGCCTAGTATACTAGCGAGGGCCCCAGGAGCCTAGGGGCTGGCACCTCTAGGTTGGGAAGGGCGTAAGATGGAAAGTCGTATGGAAGGGCCTGAGCCGCCCAAGGGCATTTTGGTGGGCCATTGGACCCATCGGGAGGCGTGCACCGGGTGCACCGTCGTCCTCTGCCCTCAGGGGGCGGTGGGGGGCGTGGCTGTGGCTGGCGGAGCGCCGGGCACACGCGAGACAGACCTCCTGCGCCCTGGCTTCTTGGTGGAGAAGGTCCATGGCATCCTCCTCACTGGTGGCAGCGCCTTTGGCCTCGATGCCGCAGGGGGAGTCATGCGGTGGCTGGAGGAGCAGGGGGCGGGTTTCGTGACGCCGGCGGGGGTGGTGCCCATCGTGGTGGGGGCGGTGATATATGACCTATCCCTAGGGCGTTCGGACCTACGGCCCGACGCCGCCGCTGGCTATGCCGCCTGCCAGCAGGCTGGGCCTGGCCCCGTGGCCCAGGGGAGCGTGGGCGCTGGCACAGGGGCCTCCGTGGGCAAGGCCTTGGGGCTGCAGTGGGCCACCAAGGGAGGGCTAGGTGTCCATCTGGAGGCGGTGGCTGGGGGGGCACAGGTATGGGCCCTGGTAGTGGTCAACTCCTTCGGCGAGGTGGTGGACCCGGAGACTGGCGAGGTGGTGGCCGGAGTGCGCAGGGAAGGGGGCGGCTACACGCTCACCCTAGAGCTCCTGAAGATGGGGAGAGGCCTTCGTCCCTTCCCCGCTACCAACAGCACCATCGGAGTGGTGGTGACGGACGCTCCTTTGGACAAGGCCGCCTGCCAGCGGCTGGCGGAGATGGCCCACGATGGTATGGCTCGGGCTGTGCGGCCCTGCCATACCCAGGTGGACGGAGACGTCATCTTCGCCCTGGCCACGGGAACAGGGCCAGCAGCAGACCTGACCGTACTGGGAGCCCTGGGGGCGCGGGCGGTGGAGAGGGCCATAGTGCGGGCGGTGGAGGAGGCTACCTCTTTGGGGGGGCTCCCGTCCAGCCGCGAATGGCCGCGTTGAAGGCCTCGGCGCCGGCGTGATATCATTCGGCCAGGGCATGAGCGAACTGGAAGCTCTGCATCAGCAGATCCGGCGCTGCACGGATTGCCCCCTGAGCCAGACCCGCACTCAAGCTGTGCCTGGCGAGGGCCCCGAGAAGGCAGAGGTGATGTTCATCGGGGAGGGGCCCGGCTTCCACGAGGATCGGCAGGGCCGGCCCTTCGTGGGGCCGGCGGGGCGCTTCCTCGATGAGCTGTTGGCCTCCGTGCACCTGCGGCGGGAGGAGGTTTACATAACCAACGTGGTCAAGTGTCGGCCGCCCAACAACCGCGACCCCTTGCCGTCGGAGGTTCAGGCCTGTCGCAAATATTTGGAGCAACAGCTGGCCATTGTCCGGCCGCGGGTGGTGGTGACCTTGGGGCGCCATTCCCTGGCCTGGTTCTTCCCCAAGGACTCCATCACCAAGGTACACGGGCAAGTGCGGGTCAAGGACGGCGTCTTCTTCCTGCACCTGTACCATCCGGCGGCCGCTTTGCATCTGCCGGCCATGCGCCAGACCATCGAAGAGGACTTCCGCCGCCTGCCGGAGGTGCTGGCCCAGGCCCGCCGCGCTCCTCAAGCCGCGGAGCCGCCTCCCTCCGCAGAGCAGATGCGTCTTTTCTAGGGGTGTGCCATGGCCCAGAAGCTGCGTGTTGTCCCCTTGGGAGGGCTAGGGGAGATAGGGAAGAACATGATGGCCCTGGAGCTGGAGGACGACCTTCTAATCATCGATGCTGGCGTCATGTTCCCTGAGGAGGAGATGCTGGGCATCGACCTGGTGATCCCTGATGTGAGCTATGTGGAGCGGAGGAGGCACAAGCTGCGGGGCATCATCATCACCCATGGCCACGAAGACCACACGGGGGCCCTGCCATATGTGTTGCCCAGGATCCCCGCCCCTATATACTGCACCCGCCTAAGCCGTGGCCTTATCGCTGTCAAGCTGCGAGAGCACGGCCTCCTGGAGCAAGCCGACCTGCGAGTTGTCAACTACGGGGAGCGCATAAGGCTGGGTGCCTTTACCGTGGAGTTTGTAAGGGTGACCCACAGCATACCCGACTCAGCGGCCCTGGCCATCGAGACGCCCCTGGGTCTTGTCTTCCACACCGGCGACTTCAAGCTGGACCACACGCCGGTGATGGGCCTGCCCACCGACCTGCAGCGCATCGCCCAGCTGGGGCGGCAGGGCGTCCTCCTGATGCTATCCGATTCCACCTATGCCGATGTGCCGGGATACACCCCCTCGGAGCGCATTGTGGGGGAGACGTTGTGGAAGATCATGGCCACCTCCCCGGGGCGGGTCATCGTGGCCACCTTTGCCTCCCTCATCTCCCGCGTGCAGCAGGTGGTGGATGCCGCCACTGCCTGCGGCAGGCGGGTATTCGTCACCGGACGCAGCATGCTGGAGAACGTGGCCATGGCCCTGGAGCAGGGATACCTGGAGACGGACCAGGACCTCCTGGCGCCCATGGAGCGGATGCGGGGCCTGAAGCCCCATCAGGTGGTCATCGTCACCACGGGGGCTCAGGGAGAACCCACCTCCGCCCTGGTGCGCATGGCCAACCGTGACCACCGCTTCGTGGAGATACAGCCTGGCGATACCGTCATCCTCTCATCGTCTCCCATCCCCGGCAACGAGGTGCTGGTCAACCGCACCATCAGCAATCTGTACCGGCTTGGAGCACGGGTAGTGCACAGTCGTATGGCCGATGTACACGTGCGGGGCCACGCCGCTCAGGAGGAGCTGAAGCTCATGCTAGGGCTGGTGCGACCCCAGTTCTTCGTGCCCATACATGGAGAGTACCGACACTTGGCCCAGCACGCCGAGCTGGCCCGCCTCATGGGAGTAAAGGCCGAGAACGTCTTCATCTTGGAGGACGGCGACATCCTGGAGATCGATGGCAGTGGGGGGCGGGTGGTGGGCCGCGCCCCCGCTGACCTGGTATATGTGGATGGCCTGGCCGTGGGGGTGGGACATGTGGTCCTGCGGGACCGTCGTCACCTAGCGAGCGACGGTATCCTGGTGGCGTTGGTGACGGTGGACAAGCACACGGGTCGCCTCCTGGGCCCGCCCGACTTGGTGTCGCGGGGATTTGTAGAAGATCTCTCCGGCCCCTTGCTGGAGAAGGCGCGGCGGGTGGTCATGGAGGCAGTCGCCAGCCGCGAGGGGGCCATCGATCGGGCGGAACTCGCATCCCGTCTGCACGATGCCCTCCTTGCTTTCCTTTACAATGAGACACGCCGGCGGCCCATGATCCTGCCCCTGACGGTGGAGGTGTGAGGATGCCACAGCGGGCCCGCAGGCGCCGTGGGCGGGTGGCCCGCCGCGGCCGGAGACGTGGGTTTCCCCGTTGGCTGCTGCGGCTGGGGGGCGCCCTGGCCCTTGGGGGAGGCCTCTCCTTCTTTTTATGGTGGGCCCTGCCGTGGCTTCTGGAGGCCTTGGGCCTAGGCCTGGCTTTGGTGGCCCTGGTCCTGGCGATAGACGTATGGGTGCTGGCGCAGCGTCCCCGTCTCAGCATGGGGGTGTGGCGTTGGTGGGGGGCTGTGCATCTGGCGGCTGTGGTGGCCTTAGGCGTGCTAGGGCAGGTGCGCCCATCTCTCGCCTGGCGGGGCGTCTCTTGGGAAGAGGTCTCCTTTGGCGGGAAGGTAGGCGAGTTCTTGTCCGCAGAGCCATGGGGGGTGGCGGCCCTAGTCCTGCTAGCCGTGTTGGCGGTGGTCCTCACCTGGCCCCCTCTCGCCCGTACCCTTTGGCTGGGGCGACACTCGGTGTGGGCTTTCGGCCGCGGATGGGAGGCGTTGCGGCATCTCCTGATGGGACGGCGGCCTGTCGCTCCGCTGGACGAGCCGCCACCGGCAAGCCAACGCCGAGACGAAACCCCTCCCTTCCTCGCCCATTGGGACGAGGAGTGGCCAGCTCCCGCGGCGGCCGAGACGGAGGAGGCAGTGGTTCTGGCTGCCCCCTTGAAGGATGGGTGGGAGCTGCCGCCTATGGATCTTCTGGAGCGTTCGCCGGAGGAGGGACGGCCCCCCGACAACGAGGCGCGGGCTCGCCTCATCGTGGAGACGCTGCGCAGCTTCGGGGTGGACGCCAAGGTGGTCTCCATTCAGCAGGGGCCCACCGTCACCCAGTTTGGTATCGAGCCGGGCTGGGAGGTGAAGACGCGCCAGGTGCCGGAGCGGGACGAGAAAGGGCGCATCGTTGGCTACCGCACGGAGGTGGTATCCAGGACCAGGGTGCGGGTAAATCGTATCACGGCCCTGGCCAACGACCTGGCGCTGGCCCTGGCCGCCCCAAGCATCCGCATTGAGGCGCCGGTGCCTGGGCGACCCATCATCGGCATCGAGGTGCCCAACGTCTCCCCCTCGGTGGTGAGCCTGCGCAGCGTTATGGAGAGCCAGGCCTTCCAAAGGGTGGCGGCCCGCTCCCGTCTGGCCCTCGCCCTGGGCAAGGGAGTATCGGGGGAGCCTGTGGCCGCCGATCTAGCCAAGATGCCCCACCTGCTCATCGCTGGCGCCACTGGCTCCGGCAAGAGTGTGTGTATCAACTCCATCATCACCTGCCTGCTCATGCGCAACACGCCGGAGGAGGTGCGGCTGGTGCTCATCGACCCCAAGAGGGTGGAGCTGACCCCCTTCGCCTCCGTGCCCCATCTGGTGTTTTCCCATGTCATCGTGGAGGTGGACGAGGTGCCGGCGGTGCTGGCGGCCGTCATCCGGGAGATGGAGTCACGATATCGGGCCTTCGCCTCCTTGGGGGTTCGTAACATCGATGGGTATAACCAGAGCCCCCGCGCTCAGGAGAAGATGCCTTACTGGGTAGTGGTCATCGACGAGCTGGCTGACCTGATGCTCTCTGCCCCATACCAAGTGGAGAAGGCGCTGGTACGTCTGGCCCAGCTAGCGCGGGCCACGGGCATCCACCTCATTGTGGCCACCCAGAGGCCCTCGGTGGATGTGGTGACGGGGCTCATTAAGGCCAACTTCCCCACCCGCATCGCCTTCGCTGTCAGCTCTCAGGTGGACTCCCGCACCATCCTGGACATGGCAGGAGCGGAGAAGCTTTTGGGGCGGGGCGACATGCTCTATATGCCCACCGATGCCTCGCAGCCGCGGCGCATCCAGGGGTGTTACGTCTCCGACGCAGAGATAGAGAGGGTAGTGAAATGGTGGGCCGATGAGCGGTTCAGCCACCTGCGGCCGCCGCCCATGGATCACCTTCTGGAGGAGACCGCGGTGGAGGATGTCCCCGAGGAGGACCCACTATTGGAGGCCGCCCGCGACCTGGCCATGCTCCACCGCCGCATCTCGCCCCGCCTGCTGCAACGACGGCTGAACATCGGCCGTGAGCGGGCGGTGCGGCTCATACAGGCCCTGGAACGGGCAGGCATCGTGGCCCATGCCGACGACCCCATGGCCTCTCGTCGCGTCCTTGTCCATCACGACGAGGTGGTATGAGGGGAATAGCCCAGCTGTCCTCCGGCATCTTGACACCACTGGCGGGCCATGCTATATAGGAGGTGAAAGGAGGTGAGGCCGTGACCAGGCTGCACAAGCTGGTTGCGGTGCTCCAAGTGGAGATAGGAAGGCCCCGTGGAGGGACCACGGGGCAGCCCGGCGGCGCCTGACTGCCGCTCGAACGGTGAAGCCGGCGAAGGGATGAGCTGCCGGGATGTCCAGGCGGGCAAGCCGCCGAAACTGGGCGGCGGTTGGGAAGCGAGGAGAACAAAGGGGGCCCCGGTCAAAAGGCCGGGGCCTTTGAGTTTCCATAATGGGCCCATCCCCCCTGGACGGGGCAGGGAGGCGTGGATAAAATGGGCCTGCAGTATTAAGCGAGCCGGGGTCGGGGCTCATGTCGGACAAGCTTTGGCGGGAAGTCCAGGAGATCCTGGAACGGGCGGAGAGGGAGAAGCCCCCCCTCAGACGGCGCTTGCGATGGCATAAGCCACATCTGTCGTTGCCCAGAGTGTCCCTTCCCAAGCCCACCTTTGGGCAGATGCTCCTTTTGGCCCTGGGCATCATCGTGCTGGGCTATGTCTTGGGCTCCCTGGGGGACGTGGCAGGCCGGGTGCTGGTGTTAGGGGGCCTCGGGGCTTTTGCCCTCATCTTCTTCCTCTCCCTGCGGCGGGTAGGCCAGCCCCCTGAGAAGAGGTGGCGGGGCCAGCCTCTGGACCTGGGGCGTCCCAGCGTGGGGCGGCGGTTCCTGGGCTGGCTGGGAAGGTGGCGGGGCCGCCGCTGAGGCCCGGGTGCCGCTGGGCCTCGTGTGCTGTGGGGGCTCACAGTCCCTTGCCCGTGCAGGACCTACCTGGTAACATCGGGCTGACATGCGCCGGTGGGCAGGTTGGTGGGGTGGGGCCCTCGTGGTGGCCCTCCTATTGGCAGCTTGCCGGGGCGGGGGGGACAAGGAGCCATCGCCCCAGGCAGGCCGCATCTCCCTCACGGACCCCCGCGCCGTGCCCACGGCCGAACCATGGTCCCAGCCTCCCCCTGTCCGCTACTTGGAGGGTGGCCCGTTGGAGGGCAGCCCAACGCCCACGGCCACTGCCGAGGAGGGAGGGACGGCTCCTCAGGAGTGCGGCGACGTCTACGTGGTCCGGCCTGGCGATACCCTTGGCAGCATCGCCGCCCGTTGCCAGGTGGACCTTAAGAAGCTTATCGACGCCAACCCGGACATCCAGGACCCCAGCCGTATCTTCCCCGGCCAGCGGATCCGTATCCCGCGTTAGTGCCGGCGTTCACAATCCCTCTCATAGGTCGTTGCGTCCACGGGATCCTCTATGTTAGCATGGCCCCGAAGGGGGGAGACCTCCATGGCAGTGGAAGAGCGCAGGCTAGCTCAGAAGCTGGAGGAACTGCAGAGGTTAAAGGAGCTCTCCCGTCAGGGCGGGGGGCCGGAGCGTATAGAGGCTCAGCATCGTCGTGGCAAGCTCACTGCCAGGGAGAGGCTGGACATCCTGTTGGACCCAGGGAGCTTCGAGGAGCTGGACGCCCTGGTGGTGCACCGGTCCACGGAGTTTGGGCTGGACAGCCAGCGGTTCTATGGCGACGCCGTGGTGACGGGCTACGGCACCATTGACGGCCGCCTGGTATACGTCTTTTCGCAGGACTTTACCGTGCTGGGGGGGTCCCTATCGGAGGCGGTGGGGGAGAAGATATGCAAGGTGATGGACCTGGCCCTTAAGAACGGGGCGCCCATCATCGGCATTAACGATTCAGGCGGCGCCCGCATCCAAGAGGGAGTGGTGTCGCTCAAGGGGTACGGGGAGATATTCCTGCGCAACACCCTGGCATCGGGGGTCATACCGCAGATATCGGTTATCATGGGGCCGTGCGCTGGAGGGGCCGTCTACTCCCCAGCCATCACCGACTTCATCTTCATGACCAGCTCCGCCTACATGTACATCACAGGCCCAGATGTGGTGAGGGCGGTGACCCAGCAGGAGGTGACGCACGAGGGGCTGGGCGGGGCCCAGATCCACGCCACCAAAAGCGGGGTGGCCCACTTCGTCCTGGACAGCGAGGAGGAGTGTCTGCGGGAGGTGCGCCGCCTCCTCTCATTCCTACCCTCCAACAACATGGAGGACCCTCCAAGCCTGGAGCCCACTGACGACCCCATGCGCCGTTGCGACGACCTGCTGGACATCGTGCCTGAGGACCCGGCCAAGCCCTACGACATGCATGAGGTGATATATCGCATCGTGGACGATGGGGACTTCCTGGAGGTGCACCCCTATTGGGCCCAGAGCATCGTGGTGGGCTTCGCCAGGATGAACGGGCGGCCAGTGGGGATAGTGGCTAATAACCCAGCGGTACTGGCGGGGGTGCTGGATATCGCCTCCTCTCGCAAGGCGGCCCGCTTCGTCCGCTTCTGCGACGCCTTTCATATACCCATCGTCACCCTGGTGGACGTGCCTGGCTACTTGCCGGGGGTGGAGCAGGAGCAGGGGGGCATCATCACCCACGGCGCCAAGCTGTTGTACGCCTATTCGGAGGCCACGGTGCCCAAGGTCACCTGCATCCTGCGCAAGGCCTATGGCGGCGCCTATCTGGTGATGGGGTCCAAGCACCTGCGGGCCGATATCAACTACGCCTGGCCCACGGCGGAGATCGCCGTCATGGGGCCGGAGGGGGCGGTCAACATCGTCTTCCGCCGGGAGCTGGAGCAGGCGCCCGACCCCGAGGCCCGGCGGCGCGAGCTGGTGGAGGACTACCGGCGTCGCTTCGCCAACCCCTATGTGGCCGCTGCCCGTGGCTTCATCGACGACGTCATCGACCCCCGCGACACCAGGGCCAAGATCATCAAGGCCCTAGAGATGCTCAAGAACAAGACGGATACCAACCCGCCCAAGAAGCATGGCAATATACCCCTATAGAGCCAGAGAGGTGGTGCCGATATGGGTGTCCGCATCACCGATACGACCCTTCGTGATGCCCACCAAAGCCTCCTGGCCACCCGCATGCGCACGGAGGACATGCTCCCCATCGCCCCCCTTATGGACGAGGTGGGCTTCCACAGCGTGGAGGTGTGGGGTGGGGCTACCTTCGACACCTGCTTGCGCTTCTTGCGGGAGGACCCCTGGGAGCGGCTGCGCCAGCTGAAGAAGGCCTTCCGGCGCACCCCCCTGCAGATGCTCCTGCGGGGGCAGAACGTGGTGGGCTACCGCCATTACGCTGACGACGTGGTGGAGAAGTTCGTGGAGCTGGCAGCCAAGAACGGCATCGACATCTTCCGCATCTTCGACGCCGTCAACGACCTGCGCAACCTGGAGACGGCCGTGCGGGCGGCCAAAAGGGTGGGGGCGCACGTACAGGGCGCCATCTGCTACACCATCAGCCCTGTCCACACCCTGGACCTCTACGCCCGCCTGGCGCGACAGCTGGAGGAGATGGGGTGTGACTCCATCTGCATCAAGGACATGGCTGGCCTCCTCCACCCCTATGACGGTTATGAGCTGGTGCGTCGCCTTAAGGAGACGGTGCGTGTGCCCATTCAGCTACATGCCCACTGCACTGCTGGCCTGGCCCCCATGACAGTGTTGAAGGCCATCGAGGCCGGGGTGGACGTGGTGGACTGCGCCGTCTCCAGCATGGCCCTCGGCACGTCCCAACCCCCTTGCGAGCCTCTGGTGGCCACTCTGCGGGGCACCCATTACGACCCTGGCCTGGACCTGGAGCTCCTGAGCCGCATATCTGACTACTTCGCTCAGGTGCGGGAGAAGTACGCCGCCTTTGAGGGGGGCGTAATGGTGGACGTAGGGGTGCTGGTGCACCAGGTGCCTGGTGGCATGGTCTCCAATCTCGTATCCCAGCTGCGGGAGCTGGGGGCTGCTGACCGCCTCAAAGAGGTCCTGGCAGAGATCCCCCGCGTGCGGGCCGATCTAGGCTACCCACCCCTGGTGACGCCCACCAGCCAGATAGTGGGCATCCAGGCCGTCCTGAACGTCCTGGCCGGCCAGCGCTACAAGCAGGTGACCAAGGAGACCCGTGCCTACGTCCAAGGCTACTACGGGGCACCGCCGGGCCCTGTCCATCCTGAGGTGAAGGCCCAAGTGTTGGGCGATGCCCAGGAGATCGTCGGCCGGCCCGCCGACCATATCCCCCCTGAGCTGGAAAAGGCGCGCCAGGAGATAGGCCATCTGGCCCAGAGCGAGGAAGACGTGGTGAGCTACGTCCTCTTCCCTCAGGTGGCGCGGGAGTTCTTCGAGTGGCGGGCGCGGGGCTCCCCCTTGGAGGAGGAGGTGGTGGCGGCCATCGCTGCCGCCCTGGTGCAGCACGGGCCGCCACCGGCGCCTGCGGCGCCCACGCACCCTCCATCGTGGTGGAAGATGGCCGGCCGACAGCGTCTCCTCCATAGGATGGGCACGCCATGAAGCTGGTGGTGGACGGGCAGGAGTTCGATGTGGACCCCCAAGGGGAGGTGGTGCGGGTAGGGGGGCGGGAATACTCGGTGCGCGTGCAGCGCATGCGGGACATCGTCACCGTCTATGTCAACGAGAGGCCCTACCGCATCCAGATCCTAGAGGAGAACCCGTGGTCGGGGGACGCCTTCAAGGTGCTGGTGGATGCCCGCTATCATCAGGTGGCCATAGTGGGGAGGGCTGTCCAGCGCCCTCGCCCTGTGCACCCCCCACAACGCCGTCCCATGGCCCCTGAGGGCCCTGGGGCAGTGACGGCCCCCGTGGCGGGCAGGGTGGTGAGCGTGCACGTTCAGCCGGACCAGGAGGTGGAGGAGGGGGATCTCCTACTCATCATCGAGGCCATGAAGATGGAGAACGAGATACGCGCCCCCTTTAAAGGCCGGGTAAAGGAGGTGAAGGTGCAAGCCGGGGCGCGGGTGGCCGAGGGGGAGGTGCTGGTGGTCCTGGAGCCCATCTAGAGCTCAGGGAGGGCCACCAAGGAGGTGGTGCTCTGGATCCCCTCGATCTTGCGGATGCGCTCCCCCAGGATAGGCGGGATATCGGTGAGGTTCTCCACCTCCAGCTCGGCCACGATATCGTAAGGGCCCATCACCTGGTGGGCCTCCACCACCTGGGGGATGCGCTTGATCTCCTCTGCCACCTGGCGCGTATGGGCGGGGTCCACCACAATGAGGACGTAGGCCTTGATCATGGCATCGCCTCCTGTCGCCGTCCTCAATTATAAGTAGCGCGTGGAGGCGAGGGAACTTGGGGCGCTCGTTAAAAGCATCTTCTTTTCACCCTGCAGCCACTACCCATCAGGTCATCTTTGTGCTACCATAGAAAGGGCTTAGGTCTGCTCGAATATGGGGGAGAGGGGTCATGCCCAGGGATGACTTTGTGATCCGCATCGGTGGCGATACAGCTCTGGGCGGCATCATTAGCACCGGCGAGAACTTCACTCTGGCGGCGGCGCGCTTCGGCTTCCACACCTTCACCTTTCGCACCTATCCGGCGGAGATCAAGGGCGGCCATGCCTGGTTCCAGGTGCGCATAAGCCATCGCCCCGTCATCTCCCTGGGGGACGGGTGCGACATCCTGGTGGCCTTCGACCAGGAGGCATACGAGCTCCACCGGGAGGACCTCAACCCATACGGCGTCCTCATCTACGACTCCGACCTGGTGCATCCCCAGGAGGACAAGGGGATCACCTTGTATGGGGTGCCGTTCCAAAGGCTGGCCCGCCAGGAGCTGGAGTTCGTGCGGGGCACCAACACCCTGGTGCAGGGGCTGTTGGCGGGCCTCTTCGGCCTGCCCCTGGTGGCTCTGGAGGAGATCGCTCGCCAGCGGTACCGCCGCCGCCCTGAGATCTTGCAAAAGAACATCGAGGCCTTGCGCTTCGGCTACGAGTACGTCAAGCGGCTGGAGAAGAGGGATGGCTTCTGGCTGGGGGCGGCGGACCGGGTGGCCCGCCTGGTCATGAGCGGCAACGAGGCCATCGTAGCTGGGGCGCTTCATGCTGGGTGTCGGTACTTCGCCGGTTATCCCATCACCCCTGCCTCGGACATCCTCGAGGCCATGGCTGCCGAGCTCCCTCGCCTGGGAGGTGTCTGTGTGCAGACGGAGGACGAGATGGCGGCCTTGGCATCGGCCATTGGCGCCTCTTATGCTGGCGTCAAGGCTATGACAGCCACCTCAGGCCCCGGTCTGAGCCTCATGACGGAGCTCCTAGGCCTGGCCTCCATGGCTGAGATCCCGGTGGTTATCGTGGATGCCCAGAGGGCAGGCCCCAGCACAGGCATGCCCACCAAGCTGGAGCAGGCCGACCTCTTCCATGCCCTCTACGGTGGACACGGCGACTTCCCGCGTATCGTGGTCGCCCCGGGCTCGGTGGCCGATTGCCTGCGCATGACGGTGGAAGCCTTCAACCTGGCGGAAAAGTACCAGTGCCCCGTCATCCTCCTCTCCGACCAGTCCCTCTCCCACCGCACCGAGACGTTGGAGATGCCGGACGTGGCGGCCCTGCCGGTGGTGGATCGCCTCCGCCCGGAGGGCCTTGCCCCTGAGCAGTACAAGCGGTATGAGGATACCGAGAGCGGCGTTTCGCCCATGGCTGTGCCAGGGCTGGACCGCCACACTTATGTGGCTCCTGGCCTGGAGCATGATGAGCATGGACACCCCGTCCTTATCCCCTCGGTGCATGTGCAGATGACCCACAAGCGGTTCCGCAAGCTGGAGAGCTGCCGACGGGAGGTCGACGGGCCCGAGTTCGCCACCCGATATGGGGACGACAAAGCTACTCTGGGCCTTATCAGCTGGGGAGCTGTGGAGGGTTCGGTGCGGGAAGCGGTGGAGAGGGCCCTGGCCAAGGGATATCGGGTGGCCGCCCTCCACCTGCGGGTCCTGAACCCCCTACCCCTTGAGACCATCCGGGACTTCTTGCGCCGGGTGCGCAAGGTGATGGTGTTGGAGGTCAATTACCAGGGCCAGCTGGCACATCACCTGGCAGCGGAGGTGGGCATAAGGCCTATCCGTGTAAACAAGATCGGTGGTTTGCCCTTCACCCCTGGTGAGGTGTTGGCCAAGATCGAGGAGGTCGTGAATCATGGCTGATAGCGCCACCACAGCCCAGAGGCCTCTGGAGGCCCTTACTGCCAAGGACTATCGCAGCGATGTGAAACCTGTATGGTGTCCTGGCTGTGGGGATTTCGGGGTCCTGAGTGCCACCTTTAAGGCTCTGGCTGCCCTGCAGATACCCAAGCACCAGGTGGTGGTGGTATCGGGCATAGGCTGCTCCAGCCGTTCCCCCTATTTTATGAGCACTTTTGGCCTGCATGGGGTACATGGGCGAGCATTGCCCATCGCCACCGGCGTCAAGCTGGCCCGTCCCGACCTGACGGTGCTAGTGATGGGGGGCGATGGCGACCTCATGGCCATCGGCATGGGGCACTTGCCCCACGCTGCTGCCCGCAACATCGACAT includes:
- a CDS encoding carboxyl transferase domain-containing protein, which produces MAVEERRLAQKLEELQRLKELSRQGGGPERIEAQHRRGKLTARERLDILLDPGSFEELDALVVHRSTEFGLDSQRFYGDAVVTGYGTIDGRLVYVFSQDFTVLGGSLSEAVGEKICKVMDLALKNGAPIIGINDSGGARIQEGVVSLKGYGEIFLRNTLASGVIPQISVIMGPCAGGAVYSPAITDFIFMTSSAYMYITGPDVVRAVTQQEVTHEGLGGAQIHATKSGVAHFVLDSEEECLREVRRLLSFLPSNNMEDPPSLEPTDDPMRRCDDLLDIVPEDPAKPYDMHEVIYRIVDDGDFLEVHPYWAQSIVVGFARMNGRPVGIVANNPAVLAGVLDIASSRKAARFVRFCDAFHIPIVTLVDVPGYLPGVEQEQGGIITHGAKLLYAYSEATVPKVTCILRKAYGGAYLVMGSKHLRADINYAWPTAEIAVMGPEGAVNIVFRRELEQAPDPEARRRELVEDYRRRFANPYVAAARGFIDDVIDPRDTRAKIIKALEMLKNKTDTNPPKKHGNIPL
- a CDS encoding pyruvate/oxaloacetate carboxyltransferase encodes the protein MGVRITDTTLRDAHQSLLATRMRTEDMLPIAPLMDEVGFHSVEVWGGATFDTCLRFLREDPWERLRQLKKAFRRTPLQMLLRGQNVVGYRHYADDVVEKFVELAAKNGIDIFRIFDAVNDLRNLETAVRAAKRVGAHVQGAICYTISPVHTLDLYARLARQLEEMGCDSICIKDMAGLLHPYDGYELVRRLKETVRVPIQLHAHCTAGLAPMTVLKAIEAGVDVVDCAVSSMALGTSQPPCEPLVATLRGTHYDPGLDLELLSRISDYFAQVREKYAAFEGGVMVDVGVLVHQVPGGMVSNLVSQLRELGAADRLKEVLAEIPRVRADLGYPPLVTPTSQIVGIQAVLNVLAGQRYKQVTKETRAYVQGYYGAPPGPVHPEVKAQVLGDAQEIVGRPADHIPPELEKARQEIGHLAQSEEDVVSYVLFPQVAREFFEWRARGSPLEEEVVAAIAAALVQHGPPPAPAAPTHPPSWWKMAGRQRLLHRMGTP
- a CDS encoding biotin/lipoyl-containing protein, encoding MKLVVDGQEFDVDPQGEVVRVGGREYSVRVQRMRDIVTVYVNERPYRIQILEENPWSGDAFKVLVDARYHQVAIVGRAVQRPRPVHPPQRRPMAPEGPGAVTAPVAGRVVSVHVQPDQEVEEGDLLLIIEAMKMENEIRAPFKGRVKEVKVQAGARVAEGEVLVVLEPI
- a CDS encoding Lrp/AsnC ligand binding domain-containing protein, with amino-acid sequence MIKAYVLIVVDPAHTRQVAEEIKRIPQVVEAHQVMGPYDIVAELEVENLTDIPPILGERIRKIEGIQSTTSLVALPEL
- a CDS encoding 2-oxoacid:acceptor oxidoreductase subunit alpha, with the translated sequence MPRDDFVIRIGGDTALGGIISTGENFTLAAARFGFHTFTFRTYPAEIKGGHAWFQVRISHRPVISLGDGCDILVAFDQEAYELHREDLNPYGVLIYDSDLVHPQEDKGITLYGVPFQRLARQELEFVRGTNTLVQGLLAGLFGLPLVALEEIARQRYRRRPEILQKNIEALRFGYEYVKRLEKRDGFWLGAADRVARLVMSGNEAIVAGALHAGCRYFAGYPITPASDILEAMAAELPRLGGVCVQTEDEMAALASAIGASYAGVKAMTATSGPGLSLMTELLGLASMAEIPVVIVDAQRAGPSTGMPTKLEQADLFHALYGGHGDFPRIVVAPGSVADCLRMTVEAFNLAEKYQCPVILLSDQSLSHRTETLEMPDVAALPVVDRLRPEGLAPEQYKRYEDTESGVSPMAVPGLDRHTYVAPGLEHDEHGHPVLIPSVHVQMTHKRFRKLESCRREVDGPEFATRYGDDKATLGLISWGAVEGSVREAVERALAKGYRVAALHLRVLNPLPLETIRDFLRRVRKVMVLEVNYQGQLAHHLAAEVGIRPIRVNKIGGLPFTPGEVLAKIEEVVNHG